In Brachybacterium fresconis, the genomic stretch ATGGATGTCGGTCATGCGGTTGTTGAACCCCGCGACCTCGTTCGCGTACTGCGCCTCCATCCCCTGGTTGCGCAGCAGCCGCACCTGCCGCGCCAGCTCCCCCGAACCGCAGGCGACCATGCCCCCCTCCCCCGAGGTCATGTTCTTCGTCGGATACAGCGAGAACATCCCACCCTGACCGAACGTGCCCACCTGCGCGCCCTGCCACCTCGCCCCATGGGCCTGCGCCGCGTCCTCGAACACCCACAGCCCATGCTCCGCAGCGATCGCGCAGATCCGATCCATCGGCGCCGGGTGCCCGTACAGATGCACCGGCTGGATCCCCACCGTCCGCTCCGTGATCGCCGCCTCGATCGCGGCCGGATCGATCGTGAACGTCTCCGGATCCACATCCACGAACACCGGCGTGCCCCCGCACACCGCTACCGTGTTCGCCGTCGCCGCGAACGTGAACGACGGCACGATCACCTCATCGCCGACCCCCAGACCCAGGCCCAGCATCCCCAGATGCTGCCCCGAGGTCCCCGAGTTCACGGCCACGACCTCCCGACCCCCGGCCAGAGCACTCGAGAACTCCTGCTCGAAAGCCGCGACCTCCGGCCCCTGCGCCACCATGCCCGAAGCCAGCACACGATCGACCGCGTCCCGCTCCTCCTGCCCGATGATCGGCTTCGCCGGAGGAATCATCGTTCGTTCATTGTTCATGCGGACATTCCATCCTGTTCGTCGGAGTCGAGGAGCTCGGCCGGGCGGGGAGCACCGGCCTGCGGTGAGGAGGCGAGCAGCAGTCCGCCGGTGGAGTCGTCGGGGACGTACCACTCGCCGGTGGTGGGGCAGACCCAGGCGTCGGTGCCGTCGGCGGCGGGGGTGAGCTTCTGCCCGGAACGGCCCACCCAGGCCAGGCGCCGGGCGGGGACCCCGGCGACGAGGGCGTGCGGCGGCACGTCGTGGACCACGGTGGCGCCGGCGGCGACCATGGCCCAGGTCCCGATCGTCACCGGCGCCACGCAGACGGCGCGGGCACCGATGGATGCGCCGGTCTCGCAGGTCACGCCGACGGCGTCCCAGTCCGAGGCCGATTTCGGGGTGAGGTCGGGAGCGACGGCGCGGGGGAAGTGGTCGTTGGTGAAAACCGCCGCGGGTCCGACGAAGACGCCGTCGGCGAGCTCGGCCGGCTCGTAGACCAGGGCGTAGTTCTGGATCTTGCAGCCGGCGCCCATCACCACCCCGCTGCCGATGTAGGCGCCGCGGCCGATGACGCAGTTCGCGCCGAGGCGGGCCCCTTCCCGCACCTGGGCGAGATGCCAGATCGAGCTGCCGTCCCCGATGGTCGCGTCCGGCGAGATGTCAGCCCCGGGCGCGACCCGGTACGCGGGTGTGTCACTCATGGCTCCGACGATACCGTGACGGATCGGGAAGGTCGCACCGGCGTGCCGTCAGGTCGGACGTCTCGTCGCCGGTGGACGGCCCGCCGGACGTCTCGTCGCCGGTGGACGGCCCGTCGGACGTCTCGTCGCCGGTGGACGGCCCGCCGGGCGTCTCGTCGCCGGTGGACGGCCCGCCGGGTGCCGCGAGCAGCCAGCTCGGGCCCCACCGTGTGATCGACCGGTCCAGGGCGAGGGAGCCGAGCACGGCGAGCGCCGTGACGGCGGGGATGACCAGCAGCTGGCGGGACAGCGCGGTCAGGTGGTCATCGACCCCGAGCAGGATCCATGCCACCACGCCGACGTTCAGCAGCACCGGGTGGACGAGGTAGATCACCAGGGTGCGGCTGCCGAGGTGGGAGCCGAGGCGCGCCGCTGCCCCCCAGCGGGCCAGCAGCGGGACCAGGGCGACGGCCGCGCCCAGACCGGTCAGCGACGCGGCGAGCTCGATCAGCCGCACCAACGGCAGCGGGGCGTCGCTGCGCAGGACGGCAGCGGCCAGCACGGCGAAGACGGCCAGCAGCCCCGCTCCCGCGAGCAGCCCCGGGACGGCGCGGACCCGGGCCCCGATCGCCAGCAGCGGTCCGTGCAGCGCGGCGCCGAGCAGGTACCACAGGGCGTTGTCGGTGAGCTGGAAGACCCCGTAGGTGAGGTCGCCGTCCACGCCGCCGGCGAGCATCCCGGCGTGCAGGACGGGGGCCAGGAGGTAGACAGCGAGGGCAAGGGCGACCGTCGCCGTCGGCCGGTCCCGGCCCAGCCGCGCGAGGGCGAAGAAGATCGG encodes the following:
- a CDS encoding DegT/DnrJ/EryC1/StrS family aminotransferase; the protein is MNNERTMIPPAKPIIGQEERDAVDRVLASGMVAQGPEVAAFEQEFSSALAGGREVVAVNSGTSGQHLGMLGLGLGVGDEVIVPSFTFAATANTVAVCGGTPVFVDVDPETFTIDPAAIEAAITERTVGIQPVHLYGHPAPMDRICAIAAEHGLWVFEDAAQAHGARWQGAQVGTFGQGGMFSLYPTKNMTSGEGGMVACGSGELARQVRLLRNQGMEAQYANEVAGFNNRMTDIHAAIGRVQLGKLAAWTATRQANAAFFDQHLEGVVTPVVREQATHVYHQYTVRIEGASAAERDAFATALREEHQVGCGVYYPTPVHRLATFRTEVDLPVTEMLAAEVLSLPVHPSLSDLDRERVVAAVNTVAKAGA
- a CDS encoding acyltransferase, whose amino-acid sequence is MSDTPAYRVAPGADISPDATIGDGSSIWHLAQVREGARLGANCVIGRGAYIGSGVVMGAGCKIQNYALVYEPAELADGVFVGPAAVFTNDHFPRAVAPDLTPKSASDWDAVGVTCETGASIGARAVCVAPVTIGTWAMVAAGATVVHDVPPHALVAGVPARRLAWVGRSGQKLTPAADGTDAWVCPTTGEWYVPDDSTGGLLLASSPQAGAPRPAELLDSDEQDGMSA
- a CDS encoding acyltransferase family protein, with translation MDRSPAAPPTRIAWLDLARAISILLVVLYHVAVSAGPELLGGSDSPAARWWSRVNVALIPLRMPLFFLIAGALATRAVRRPWRAVLRPRVLDLLWPYLLWCLLFAVTGWPRYAPSDPVGFLFGEVTGMLVIGSPYWFIAVLPIFFALARLGRDRPTATVALALAVYLLAPVLHAGMLAGGVDGDLTYGVFQLTDNALWYLLGAALHGPLLAIGARVRAVPGLLAGAGLLAVFAVLAAAVLRSDAPLPLVRLIELAASLTGLGAAVALVPLLARWGAAARLGSHLGSRTLVIYLVHPVLLNVGVVAWILLGVDDHLTALSRQLLVIPAVTALAVLGSLALDRSITRWGPSWLLAAPGGPSTGDETPGGPSTGDETSDGPSTGDETSGGPSTGDETSDLTARRCDLPDPSRYRRSHE